TTGGCGCGTCAGCGGAACCATATCACCCAGCTTGAGGAAGAGATCACGCTGTTGATGGAACAGGCGGGCGTTAACGAGTCGCTGTTTAATCGCCTGTTGAGCCTGCAGGCCGAGCTGGCCGGTGCGGATAGCCTGATGGATATGCTGGACCGGCTGCAACGCTGGGCGCGTAAGCTGGGGCTGTCGGGGGCATCGGTTCGTCTGTTCAGTGATAAATGGCGTATTGGCGCGCCTTCCGGCTTTACGCATTTATCTCTGAATCGATCGGCGTTTGAGTCGTTTCGTATTCAGCGCCTTGGTCAAGCCAGCCACTATCTGGGCAGCCTGAATGGCCCCGAGCTATTGCTGCTGTTGCCGCAGGCTAAACAGGTGGGGTCGGTCGCCTTATCCATGATTGGCGAAGATCACGATCTGGGGCTGCTTATCTTCACCAGCCGCGACAGTCACCACTATCAGGATGGTATGGGAACCTTGCTGTTGCAACAACTGGCGACGGCCATGCTTCCTGCCATGCTGGAGCGCTGGGTTGAGCGGGTATGAGCCAATCCGCTTCGCCGCTACAGCCGCAGGTCGATGCGTTCCTGCGCTATCTGAAGGTTGAGCGCCAACTGAGTCCGTTGACGCAAACCAGCTATGCCCGTCAGCTTACGGCGGTGATCGCCATTGTTTCGTCAGCGGGCGTGGATGGCTGGCGCAGCCTGGATGCGGCTGGCGTACGCGCCGTGGTGTCCCGCAGCAAACGGGATGGTCTGCACGCTTCCAGCCTGGCGCTGCGGTTGTCCGCCTTGCGGAGTTTCCTCGATTGGATGGTCTCGCGCGGCGAACTGGGCGCAAATCCCGCCAAGGGGGTATCGACGCCGCGAGTGGGCCGTCATCTGCCGAAAAATATGGATGTGGATGAGATAGACCGTCTTTTGGATATCGATCTCGACGATCCGCTGGCGGTGCGCGATCGCGCCATGCTGGAAGTCATGTATGGCGCGGGTTTGCGTTTGGCGGAACTGGTGGGCATGGACTGCCGGCATGTCGATCTGGCCAGCGGTGAAGTCTGGGTGATGGGGAAAGGCAGCAAAGAGCGCAGACTGCCGATGGGGAAAACCGCGGTTGCCTGGCTTGAGCGCTGGCTGGCGTTGCGTGAACTGTTCGGTCCGCAGGATGACGCCATTTTTATTTCCAATCAGGGCCGGCGGATTTCCATGCGCAATGTGCAGAAACGTTTTGCGCAGTGGGGCGTGAAGCAAGGGATCAACAGCCATGTTCACCCGCATAAGCTGCGCCACTCTTTCGCCACGCATATGCTGGAATCCAGCGGGGATTTACGCGCGGTGCAAGAGTTACTCGGCCATGCCAACCTGTCCACGACGCAGATATATACTCACCTGGATTTTCAACATTTAGCTTCCGTGTATGACGCCGCGCATCCACGTGCAAAACGGGGAAAAAACTGATGCATTTTTACCGGCCGCTAGGCCATATCGGCGCTATCACTTTCGATTTGGACGACACGCTATACGATAACTCCGATGTGATCCGGCGAACCAAACGGGAGTCGATTCGCTTTTTGCAGCAGTATCACTCTGGCCTGAAGGATTTTCAGGAAGAGGATCTACAACGCCTGCGTGATGAACTGCGGGTGCGGGAACCTGAAATCTATCATGATGTGACCGAATGGCGGCGCCGTGCGGTTGAACAAGCGATGCTTGACATTGGTCTGAATGCCGATGAGGCGATGCGGGGATCAATGGCGGCGATGGAAAACGTAGCCTATTGGCGCAGTCAGATCACCATATCGGAAGAGACGCATCATACCCTGGCGGCGTTGGCCGAACAGGTGCCGCTGGCGGCGATCACCAATGGCAATGCCGATCCGAGTCAATTCGGTCTGGATCGCTACTTTGCCTTCGTTTTACGCGCCGGCCCGGACGGCCGCTCAAAGCCCTTTGACGATATGTATCACCTGGC
This window of the Brenneria goodwinii genome carries:
- the xerC gene encoding tyrosine recombinase XerC, translated to MSQSASPLQPQVDAFLRYLKVERQLSPLTQTSYARQLTAVIAIVSSAGVDGWRSLDAAGVRAVVSRSKRDGLHASSLALRLSALRSFLDWMVSRGELGANPAKGVSTPRVGRHLPKNMDVDEIDRLLDIDLDDPLAVRDRAMLEVMYGAGLRLAELVGMDCRHVDLASGEVWVMGKGSKERRLPMGKTAVAWLERWLALRELFGPQDDAIFISNQGRRISMRNVQKRFAQWGVKQGINSHVHPHKLRHSFATHMLESSGDLRAVQELLGHANLSTTQIYTHLDFQHLASVYDAAHPRAKRGKN
- a CDS encoding DUF484 domain-containing protein; the encoded protein is MKNVEEQAERQIALSDDMVLQFLQQNPDFFIRNARQIEQMRIPHPVRGTVSLVEWQLARQRNHITQLEEEITLLMEQAGVNESLFNRLLSLQAELAGADSLMDMLDRLQRWARKLGLSGASVRLFSDKWRIGAPSGFTHLSLNRSAFESFRIQRLGQASHYLGSLNGPELLLLLPQAKQVGSVALSMIGEDHDLGLLIFTSRDSHHYQDGMGTLLLQQLATAMLPAMLERWVERV
- the yigB gene encoding 5-amino-6-(5-phospho-D-ribitylamino)uracil phosphatase YigB, with protein sequence MHFYRPLGHIGAITFDLDDTLYDNSDVIRRTKRESIRFLQQYHSGLKDFQEEDLQRLRDELRVREPEIYHDVTEWRRRAVEQAMLDIGLNADEAMRGSMAAMENVAYWRSQITISEETHHTLAALAEQVPLAAITNGNADPSQFGLDRYFAFVLRAGPDGRSKPFDDMYHLAAEKFNLPLNQILHVGDDLTTDVAGAIRCGMPACWINLREGDLMHINDARLLPHIEISRLASLTTLL